TCGTTAGGTACGCCTTTCCCCCGTGAGAACTGCAGAGCACAGGTCCGGCAACGTATTGCGTCCGGAGGTGCAGCTGGCGATTGTGCTAGCCACTTCGGCTTAATCTCGAAAGTGATGTTTTGTCCTGCGACTGTAGACATATTGGGGAGCAGGATACCAAATTGGGCCGTACTACTCAGCAGCCGAATAGCCGGGACCAACTCTTTGAGTGCAGACATCGCTTTGTCGAGTAACACTACGGGAAGATGCGCCATGAGGTGCTTGTCGAGGTCGATCTCCTTGAGGGTTTGACAGGTGGCAGTCGATGCTGACGGCGAAACAAAGAGTGGCCGTACATCTGCCATGAAACCGTCGACAATCACTTCAGATCTCAAGCTCTTCGGCAGTCCTTTGCTAACTCTGAGCACCTTATCAGCGACCATGTGAGATGGGATTGCCGTTGCTGTGTTGCCTAAATCTCTGACCGCGACAAACAAGAAACCGCTTGCCGTATTATCATGATGACCTGGCTGGATGCTGAACACTGCGTTGGCTGCCCCTTCATTCAGAGGTCCAAAGTTAATAAAGAATTGGTGCAAATCTTCGTCCCCTCTGCTTATGCAGCACAGAGCGCTCGGAACGTCAAGCGACCGAAAGATCTCCTTTTCGGCTTGTGTTAGTTCCACTGGGACCGACTTCTGGATATTGATTGTCAGAGGATCGGATGAAAGGGGTTCTGACTGGACATGTGGCAGCAACGAATGAGACGGCTGACGTCCATGGCGGGCAGGGCCAGTCACATGCGGCTTGTAAGACACACCACCCGCAGGATGCAGTTCAAACTGGTGATGGGCAAGTAGATGGGCATTTGACAACCGAGTATGCAGGATTTCGAGATCAGAAAACTGAGATTCTCGCCGCGTTTGAGACGGCGCCGCTGACTCGGCTGGCAAGCTCTGGATAGACGTAAGACCGCCAGCCTGATACTCTAAATGAGCGTTGCTGGGTTGCGATGCTACAGCGCCTGCAGAGCGCGGATCAGGCTGCAGCCCGGACGATGGTGGTTCATGCATGTTGATGTCCGGTTTTGAGGCAGACCGCTCAGATTTGCGTGGCCTCAACAAGGTGCGAAACCTCTCAAGAATAGGTGAAGAGGGTGCCATGGTTGACGAGATTGAAGTCGTTGTGTGTCGTTCCAGGCAAGAGCATTGATGCAGCCGCAGCTCACTGAGGTTGAGCCGGTCGTGAGGTTCTGGGAAGCCGTGACGAAGGGCCAGGGGGGCAGCTTCGGAATGCGCAATGTGAAGTCCTAGGTCCAGGCGCCCCGTTTCTTGGTATGCTTATGTCGCAAGGTCTAAAGCTCGATCTTTCGATAGCTCTTGCTGTCCTCATACGATACTGTGCGCTGACTTGGTTGCAGCAATGACGTCGCTCAGCCAAACGATGAGTGGTGACCTTCACAGCACCTGCGCCTGGACCGCTGCTGGCAGTGATAGGGGTCGGAAGCAGACAACAAGAGTTGTTCGTCCATGTTGTAACCTGTGCCGTTTCCGACCTGATTTTCGTGGCGCGCTCCCGTCGTTGGAGTCCCACGGTTCGTTCGTCCGGTCGCGATAACGTAAGCCCCAATAACCAATCAACGCGCGTCGAAGCTCCCTCTTTCACCGACGCGATCTCGCATCCCAACAAGCATCACCTCTTTGTGAAAACTAGAAGGATTGACACGGTCTATTCCTTGGTAAAGTTCACTGCAATTGGATATCCGCCACGATGCCAGCGCCATCGCCCCTCCCAACCTACCTCTACAAGATCCTCCCTTCCGCCCCACCATCACCCCTCCCCGACCGCCTGCCGCTCTCAGATCTGGACCGCCAAGATGGCTTCATCCACCTGTCTACATCTGAGCAGGTACCTGGTACTGCAGACAGGTTCTTTGGTAACTTCACAGAGCTGTGGCTGCTGAGGCTCAAGTACAGCGTGCTCGAAGCAGGCACAGACGGAGATGGCAACGTCAATGCGGACAACAAGGCGAGGATCCAATGGGACGAAGTCGGGCACGGTGCTTTTGCTCACTTCTACGGCGGTGACATGGGCAAGGGAAACGTGCAGGAGGCTATCAAGGTCGAGAAGAAGGGCACCTGGGCGGAGAGCTTGAAGCTTGAGTGGTGAAGATGGTGAAGACAGCGAAGTACGTCGGCCGTTATCAGAGAAGCCTACCCTGAGGGCCCATATGGGACTACATGGCATATGCCCATGAGGAATAGCTCCAGGCAGATAAAACACCAGTCCGCTAAAGTAGCAGACGATGATATTCCCGTTCCTCGACAACTTGGCGATATGTTTTCAGTCGTCTGTTTCTGATCTTTCCTCCGCATCCTCCTTTCTGTCTGTTTCCTGGTCTGGTTTCTTCTCTGCCCCCTTTCCATGGGTTCGGTCTGCAGTCTTCGATGCTTCGTTCTCGATCGCTTCCTTCTGGCCTGTCGCTTCCATCTCTACTCCATCTCCTTCACCGTCCTTGACCCAATAAACAACCATCCCATTCAAAGCATGCGGATGCATCTCGAAATCCCTCAATCTCACCGTGTCCCTCTTCGTCAACCACTTCTTACCCAGCTCATTACACTCTTCTAGCTTCTCCCTCTTCTCCTCGCTCTGTGCAAATGCCCCATAATCATCCAGAATCTCGTTGCCCACGTACAGCACGGGCTCCTTGCCCTTCAAGAACATGGGGAGGAGTATGTACCAGTCGACAAACGGACTGAACACAAAGGAATGGGTCGTGATGTGAGATTCAATATCGTTGGTGCAGACGCCGACGTCGAGGAGAGAGAGGAACGTGCGGTCGAGGGGCGTGAAGGCTGGTTCTTGGGCGTAGAGTTTCACCTCCACATTGCTCTTCCGCACTGCAATCAGTCAGCACCACTCCGAGCTCAGACATGGAGTCGCGGTGGGGAGCTTACTGTGCGAGACGACGGACACGAACAAGACAAGCTGCCACATGGCTCTATGTCTGTGTTCCCAATCACGACTGAAGCTGCCGATGCCGATGCACACGGCCTCTCTCACATCCCACTCCGTCTTTGCCAACACATCCTGCAAGTGCTGCGCACAGGCCGTAGCCTCCCATTTCTCGGTGCGGTGGTTGAAGTCGAGGAGCAGCTTTTCAGCTGTCAAGCCGTCTACAGTGGCCGCTGGCATTGCGCCGGCTTGCGATGCGTTGTGTCGAGGACCATTCCCCTTCCCTTTCCCCTTCGTGTTGCCCACCGTGAGGTTCGACAGCCCATGGGTAATGACTGTCCAGCCATCATCGGCCTCGACTTGTTGGCGCTTCACGCGTCCGCGGCCACCCATGTTCGAGATGGTGTAATCCGAAGATGCAAGGTAACCACCATTATTGATGAGTCATGCTCCGCTAGGGCATGCTCATGCTCACGGTATCACAACTGTTTGAGATCGGCGAGAAGGGCAGCGTCGGGACGCGTCGCTCGGGCACGCAAAAAATTTGGCGGGGTCGGTGGGGCAGATCTCGGAATTCAGGAGTGGGTCTGCATCGACTTCTCATCCCTGCAAGCCTCCCAAGGAAGAATCCCATGTCGACGACTTCCGCGGGGTGGATCATGAGAAGTCTTCGTAGACGGGCCTTTCCTGTTTCTACCCGTTGACGGTGGTTCTAGGGTCAAAGAATCGTAGTCTCGCCACCCCAATCACTTAGCCAAACTGCTAACGGCGAGTACGAGCCGGTAGCGTCTAATGTGGAACGTACTGCGATCGAGGTGCATAGGCGGTGTTTTGTTTCAGAGAGAAACGTTGGCATGACTATCATTGTGGGTATCATGCTGAGCAGCTGCTCAAAGCATTGGCATGAAGGAAAAAATCTACAGCATCCGCTTGATACATATACATCCATCTAAAACATCTGCCTGTTCCTCATCTCAACGGGCAGGAACACCATCATCAAAGCCGAGAGCCAAATACCACCGGCGCCGAGCCAAAGGATACCCGAGCTTTGGTTGGCGAGCAATTGCGATCCGGCGTAGGGGGCGACGATACCTGCCAGACGGCCCAGGCAAGAGAGCATGCCACTGACACTACCGCGGTAGCTGGTGTCAAAGAGCTCGGGCGCAGAGGCGTAGAGGACGGCGTTGAAGTACTGGTACGCAACGTTAGCTGTTGCTGCAGGTGGCATTTGAGAAAAAACCTACAGTTTGCATGATGTACTCGAGCGCGTTAAGGCCAACGTATCCAGCAGTGTTCTCGACCTGCGTGTACATAGCCATGGCGAGACCTTGGCAGACAGCAGAGAACACGAGCGACCACTTCCTTCCTAGAAGAGGCAACTGTATGGAAGCCAGAGCGAGAGCAGCACCGATAATACCAGGCGAATAGATGATGAGGTATTGCTGATAGGTGTCTACGACAGACCCGCGGCCGTTGTCAACGTTGTTTCGCAGCAAGATGATAGGTAGGAAGGAACCTGCCAGGTTGAAAGACCAGTAATCGCCCATGTACGCAATACCGAGGAGTACGAAGATGAGGCAGGAAAGCTTATTAGTGAAAATGCCCTTCAGACGAGCAATTTCTGTACCAAAGCCCTTGACAACCCGCTTGTTCTTTTCTGCTCGTGTGAGGTTGGTTGGCGCCTCTTGGTGCACGACTCCGTCCATGGCATCGATTGCGGCAAGGTGTTCAATAGTCAGGGTTGGAGGCGGTGCCCTATTGAACTTGGCGATCTTGTGCAATACCTCGATAGCCTCAGCTTCTCTGCCTCTGTTGAGTAAGAACTTGGGCGACTCGTGGAAGTGGAAGACGAAGTATCGTAGGCAGAAGATGACAAGAGTCATTACACCGAGGATGATGAGATTGTAGCGCCATCCCATGTTACTGTCAACAGTGCAGCATGGTTCTCCAGATGCAACAGCTCGGCAGGATGGCAGCTTGGGGTCACAACGCCACTTAGCGGCAGTGCCCAGAGCAATGGCAGACGCAGCAACCACACCGATTGGCTGCCACATGGACAGGAGAGCGACAAAGTAACGGCGGTTTTGAGGAAGGAACTCGAGAGCAATGGTCGCATCGATGGGAATGTTGCCTCCAAGACCGAGTGAAGCAAGTAAGTAGATTCCACAGATGGCACCGTAGTTGAATTTAGGAGCAGCCTAGTATTTTGTTAGCAACTGATTCACGCAAGGTTATCCTTTCTGCATTGCTTACCAAGAGCAGTCCAAAGATCGAGGTGATCAAGCAGGTCAAGTTGAAAGCCCACTTCCTGCCAATGATATCGACCGCCAGTCCGAACCCAAGCGCACCGAGAGCGAGACCAGCATTGGCGCATGCGAAAATGGTTCCAGTGTCCGCGTCAGCCACATTCATCTCTTGGTAGATGGCTGTTGAGACAAGCCCAACACCCTGCGACCAGGCCAGATCCAAGAAGTAACCGAAACCGCAGAGGAACCAGATACAGATCTGGTACCTTCCAAGACCGAACTTGTCAAGCTCGACATTGATGAGCGCGGCCTTCTTTTCGAAGGTGTTGAGAGGCTTTGCCGCTGTGCCGCGAAGGATCGCGCCTATCGAGAGGTCCTCAGAGGAGGCTGTCTCCAAGTCGTTGTAAATAGGAACCTGGACCCCATCACGAGGATGAACCACTGCGCCTTTCTTCTCGTCCCCGTGGGTAAATTCGCCGGAGTTGTGAGACGCCATTGTGAGCCTCAATGCAAGGGAGAGAGTCACAACaatgaggtgaggtgagtcGCGTGTGTTTGGTTGCGCAGGACCGCACAGCTGGGTATTATACTTGCACCCTGTATGAGCAGGGCAACCGTTCTCTAGCCCTGCTAGCCGCGGAGCTCACGCGTACGGATCTACGCGATAGCAGCTTTGGCGTGGTTGTTGGTTAGACTAGATCCTACAGCTTACCCCCGAAGACGGCAGGCGTGATCCTGATTGGTCGCCATCACAGTCGTGACGACAGCGAGCAACGCATCTAACGCAAAGCCACATGGTTTTGTCTGTTCGAAAGCAGTCGGCTTGCCCGTGCCGTGGCGCAGAAAGAGTTTGCACGACTAAAGAACGATTACGGCATTAGCTAGACTGGATTCGACGTTCGCCTTAGGACAAGAGGCATAGCACACAAGGAATGCACTGGTGACGGGAACGGCTACTGAGCGGCAGACGCGCACTATTGGGTACTGCTCGGCACTCAGCTTTGCCATCGTCTTTGGACTAGGCACCATGTACTAAAAGGTCACATGTTGTCCACTCTTCACCTGAGGCTGTCTTGGCTGTAAACAGTAAAGTCGAGAGTGTGGCGAATACAACCGAATACATCGCTAGACAGCACTGTTACCTCCTTGCCCTTTCTGAGTCGCTCTGACCATGCGTGATGAGGTATGTCGTCCCAAGGTGGACGGTAATTATACCGCACTACACGCCCGAAAACGCGGTACCCTTGTCGTGATCTTCCCGTTGCATGTACACACAACGCGCCACATGGTCACAAATGCATGACATCAGCTATAACGGGCACGAGCAACTGCTGGCTCTCCATATGGTTGAGGACATGAATGCTGTGACATGAGACAAACGTTCATTGCAAACACATTGCGAAGCACGATACATGGCGTTTACTTCTTCCGCCCACCTTTCGTATTCTTCGGTGGGGCTGTCCTTGCTTGGCTTGCTGCCGTTGGCGCATCAAACGTCCGTGTTGCTCGTTTCTTTGAGGGTTTTGTAGAAGCTTCCACTTCGTCATCGTCGCATGTCTTCCGCTTAAGAGCAGATGTGTTTTGTGGGCGACTCTTCGTCACCGTTTGGCTAGCCTTGAGGGTCCTGCTCGATGCGCGTGTACCAGTTTCCTCGTTCGGGAGTGTTGGAGGTTGCCTGACGCTGTGGATCGTGGTCGTTGAGCTGGGTGCACTCGCGGGAGGCTCCGTACCGCTGTTGCGCTGTTGGGCTACCCATGAGAGTAGATTTGCTTCTGCCGCGGAATCTTCCTCGTCACCTGCCTCACCATGATCGAGCATAGCATCAGCCATTTCGCCTGCTATATCGTCCCCTGCGTCTTTGCCTGCGGCCATTCTCATGGCAAAGTCTAGCAGCTGCTGTGGATCCATACCGCTCAGTGGACCACCGGCTTCTGCGAGTCGACTCTGCAGTACAGCCATGAGGGCCCCTGGATCAATGTCGGTCTCGTCCTCGGGTGCACCTTCGTCTTCGACGTCAATTTCACAAGGGGGCGACGCGGGTTCTACAGTGCTAGTGCCTTCCGCTATACTTTCTGGTTCTCGGGCAGCTTGTACGGGTGGTGATTGCGGCGATGGCCCACGAGCCCACAGTGGTGTGTCTCGGAGCTTCTTCCTCCAATCTCGAAGCACGGTGTATGTCTGAGCGTCGTCGCCTAGGAGCTTAGGCTGTAGCCCTCGATCAGTCTGCGAGCGCCAAACAATAGGCGCCATCCCCAAGGCCGATGCCTCTGTGTCTCCCAGCGAACGCTGCCTCTTCTTACTGCCGGTAGGCTTGACGTGGCGCTTCCTCTTCTCGCCTGTCTTTGCGCCTTTGAGACTGTGGGTCTGGAATGCGGCATCATCGTAGCCGTCTGACGCATATTCGAGGTCGTTGAAATAGTCAAATCGATCCCAGTCCTCGGCAGCATCTTCGTCCGCATACGTGGTAGGCGGAGGTGAAGCGACAGCGTGCTCTGCCAAGTCATCAGCCGCCATGAACTCTTCCTCGACGTAGAACCACTCCTCTCCATCGTCGGAATAGTCGTCGCCGTAGTCGCTCATAGTGGGCTTCGTGCAGCGGGCTGCATGCGGTAGAGTTTGTGGTCGCACAAACGGCGAGATGCGTACGCAAGCGGCTGGTAGTCGATGCGGCGGAGGGTGGTCGAGATTGCGGCGTCACCGTTGTTTGTGATAGTAGGTCTCGAAATGCAGTGGAGCCGGGGATGTTATTGTCAAGTGGATGAGAGTGAGAATGAGAATGAGAGTGAGTGTGAGGATggaggatgaggatgaggatgagAGTGAGAGTGAGAGTGAGGATGAGAATGAGGATGAGAATGAGAATGAGAACGAGAATGAGAATGCGCGACCGTGTGTAAGGGAGTGGAAAACCAACAGAACAGGCAGGGTCTCGCTGCTCCATCATACGCGCAGCATCTGAGTAAGCAGCGTGCAGCATGCAGCTTGCAGCGTGCAGCGCGCAAATGCATCACTACCTTCACCCTCACCTTCAACTCATGCCCAGTTGGGCGGTCGGTCGGTCTGCTCCGAGTATCCTTGCAGTGGCCTCGAGCGTGTCGCACAGCGTGCACACCCAGCTGGCTCGGTACCGGTAAGTCGCGGGTTAAGCTCGAGAAGAAGCCGCGGCATACCCAATACCCCAGCTTTCCACCCCCACGCATGCACAACAATGTTATTTTATAGCTTCTAATCGAACTCACTTCACTTCTCATAACTCCTGCCGTGACCATGCGTGCTCTCCGAAAATCGTCTCATCTCTCGCGCCAGCTCGTAGCTGCCAATGGCGCCCGCTTCCACTCCACAACTGCACCGGCTGCCAAAGCGCTTACCTCCGTCCTGATCGCCAATCGCGGAGAAATCGCGCTGTACGAATCTCAGTCTCGTCCAGTGTATCTTGCTAATACACCTCAGCCGCGTCGGCCGCACAGCCTCAGAGTATGGCGTGCGGACAACAACCCTCTACACAGACCCAGATGCTCGTTCACAACACGCTCTTAGCTCGCCTTTCGCCGTGAACCTCGGCGACCCTTCCGCATACCTAGACGGTGACAGGATTATACAGATTGCGAAAGAGCAAGGCTGTCAGGGTATACATCCAGGCTATGGCTTTGTACGATCAACCAGACATCAAGCATGGCGTGGAGGCTAACAAAGTGCAGTTGAGTGAGAACCCACACTTTGCAAAGAAATGCACAGAAGCCGGTATCACCTTCATCGGGCCACCAGCTCAGGCTATTGAAGCCATGGGCAGCAAGAGGTAAGCATAGCACCTTTCGCAGCGACCGGACTAGCTGACAAGCCCTCAGTGAATCCAAGAACATCATGACCAAGGCTGGCGTTCCATGTGTACCAGGTTACCATGGTGCCGAACAAGACCCCGAACATCTGAAGAGCGAAGCAGCAAAGATCGGCTACCCTGTCCTTCTTAAAGCAGTCAAAGGTGGAGGTGGTAAAGGGATGCGAATCGTCAACACGGAGCAGGACTTCTTCGACCAGCTTTCATCAGCCAAGGGCGAGGCTCGCAACTCATTCGGCGACGAGGTCATGCTCGTAGAGAAGTACATCACAACACCGCGACACATCGAAGTACAGGTCTTTGCGGACAGTCATGGAAACTGTGTTGCGCTTGGTGAGCGTGACTGCAGTATTCAGCGACGACACCAGAAGATCTTAGAGGAATCACCGGCACCACATTTGCCAGAAGACATTCGTCAAGATCTCTGGGAGAAAGCGAGGCAAGCTGCTCTCGCAGTTGGGTACGAGGGTGCTGGTACAGTCGAGTTCATCTTCGACAACGACACCGGCGAATTCTTCTTCATGGAGATGAACACTCGTCTACAAGTTGAGCACCCCGTCACCGAGATGGTCACTGGTACAGATCTGGTCCACTGGCAACTCATCGTAGCAGAAGGCGGTCGCCTCCCACTCACACAGCAAGAGATCGAACAAAGGATAAAGGAACGGGGCCACGCCATCGAGGCTCGTATCTACGCCGAGAATCCTGACATGAACTTTATCCCAGACTCTGGGCTACTGCTCCATCTGCGCACACCAATACCAACACCTACAGTACGCATAGACTCCGGGTTCGTTGCTGGAGATGAAGTCTCATCACACTACGACCCCATGATCTCAAAACTTATTGTCCAGGGCCCTAc
The window above is part of the Ascochyta rabiei chromosome 1, complete sequence genome. Proteins encoded here:
- a CDS encoding Methylcrotonoyl-CoA carboxylase, producing MRALRKSSHLSRQLVAANGARFHSTTAPAAKALTSVLIANRGEIALRVGRTASEYGVRTTTLYTDPDARSQHALSSPFAVNLGDPSAYLDGDRIIQIAKEQGCQGIHPGYGFLSENPHFAKKCTEAGITFIGPPAQAIEAMGSKSESKNIMTKAGVPCVPGYHGAEQDPEHLKSEAAKIGYPVLLKAVKGGGGKGMRIVNTEQDFFDQLSSAKGEARNSFGDEVMLVEKYITTPRHIEVQVFADSHGNCVALGERDCSIQRRHQKILEESPAPHLPEDIRQDLWEKARQAALAVGYEGAGTVEFIFDNDTGEFFFMEMNTRLQVEHPVTEMVTGTDLVHWQLIVAEGGRLPLTQQEIEQRIKERGHAIEARIYAENPDMNFIPDSGLLLHLRTPIPTPTVRIDSGFVAGDEVSSHYDPMISKLIVQGPTREAAIQKLKTALEQYEVAGPITNIEFIKKMCMSPDFVAGSVETGYIQKHHAELFTPIPPAPEVFGQAALGLALQQVSSSRSDPFSGPPISAAGFGLGFQQRKFDLVETPADGKGDVTSTPVTIRQTAPSKFDITVGSETYADVTSTFSPSSNILTTYYPHTRLSTTFIRDEDRLTLFQQGKQYRLQLAMPKWAEKALGIKDVTNSVLAPMPCKVLRVEIEEGQEVKKDQPLVVIESMKMETVIRSPMDGVIKKIIHGKGDLCKAGTALVEFEEVEAAS